In Chiroxiphia lanceolata isolate bChiLan1 chromosome 9, bChiLan1.pri, whole genome shotgun sequence, one DNA window encodes the following:
- the B4GALT2 gene encoding beta-1,4-galactosyltransferase 2 codes for MTRLLLGVTLERICKAVLLLCLLHFVIIMILYFDVYAQHLDFFSRFNARNASRAHPFSNSSRPNGTVPSYGPAGAEAPSPSTKPSTNQSTTEKPLQPCQETPPGLVGRLLIEFSSPMSMERVQRENPDVRLGGKYTPPDCLPRQKVAILIPFRHREHHLKYWLHYLHPILRRQKVAYGIYIINQFGEDTFNRAKLLNVGFMEALKDDEEYDCFIFSDVDLIPMDDRNLYRCYEQPRHFAVGMDKFGFRLPYAGYFGGVSGLSKSQFLKINGFPNEYWGWGGEDDDIFNRISLNGMKVSRPDIRIGRYRMIKHERDKHNEPNPQRFTKIQNTKMTMKRDGISSLQYRLVEISRQPMYTNITVEIGRPPPRLARG; via the exons ATGACCAGGCTGCTCTTGGGGGTTACCCTGGAAAGGATTTGCAAGGccgtgctgctgctctgcctgctccacTTTGTCATCATCATGATCCTCTATTTCGATGTCTACGCGCAGCACCTGGACTTCTTCAGCCGCTTCAACGCCAGGAACGCCTCGCGCGCCCACCCCTTCTCCAACTCCTCCCGCCCCAACGGCACCGTTCCCAGCTACGGGCCGGCCGGTGCTGAGGCCCCATCCCCCAGCACCAAGCCCAGCACCAACCAGTCCACCACTGAGAAGCCCTTGCAACCCTGCCAGGAGACACCTCCTGGCTTAG TTGGGCGCCTGCTCATTGAGTTCAGCTCTCCCATGAGCATGGAGCGAGTGCAGCGGGAGAACCCTGACGTGCGCCTGGGCGGCAAGTACACCCCACCAGACTGCCTGCCCCGGCAGAAGGTGGCCATCCTCATCCCCTTCCGGCACCGCGAGCACCACCTCAAGTACTGGCTGCACTACCTGCACCCCATCCTGCGCCGGCAGAAGGTGGCTTACGGCATCTACATCATCAACCAG ttTGGTGAGGACACCTTCAACCGGGCCAAGCTGCTCAACGTGGGGTTCATGGAGGCACTCAAGGACGACGAGGAGTATGACTGCTTCATTTTCAGCGACGTGGACCTCATCCCCATGGACGATCGCAACCTCTACCGCTGCTACGAGCAGCCGCGGCACTTTGCCGTTGGCATGGACAAGTTTGGGTTCAG GCTCCCCTATGCTGGCTACTTTGGTGGTGTCTCTGGGCTAAGCAAGTCCCAGTTCCTGAAGATCAATGGCTTTCCCAATGAGtactggggctggggaggagaggatgATGACATCTTTAACCG CATCTCCCTGAACGGCATGAAGGTGTCGAGGCCCGACATCCGCATTGGGAGGTACCGCATGATTAAGCATGAACGTGACAAACACAACGAGCCCAACCCGCAGAG ATTCACCAAGATCCAGAACACCAAAATGACGATGAAGCGGGACGGGATCAGCTCGCTGCAGTACCGGCTGGTGGAGATCTCACGCCAGCCCATGTACACCAACATCACGGTGGAGATCGGCAGGCCACCGCCCCGCCTGGCCCGCGGCTag
- the SLC6A9 gene encoding sodium- and chloride-dependent glycine transporter 1 isoform X2, which yields MKLGTHQAIQPGPPDGSCEQRGPLGPSQQNGAVPGERGKQDKSVKRGNWGNQIEFVLTSVGYAVGLGNVWRFPYLCYRNGGGAFMFPYFIMLVFCGIPLFFMELSFGQFASQGCLGVWRVSPMFKGVGYGMMVVSTYIGIYYNVVICIAFYYFFVSMTRVLPWTYCSNPWNTPDCAGVLDGNISSRAALNLTHLLNTTQKRTSPSEEYWRRYVLQLSDDIGNLGEVRLPLLGCLGVSWVVVFLCLIKGVKSSGKVVYFTATFPYVVLTILFVRGITLEGAVTGIMYYLTPQWDKILNAKVWGDAASQIFYSLGCAWGGLITMASYNKFHNNCYRDSIIISITNCATSVYAGFVIFSILGFMANHLGVDVSKVADHGPGLAFVAYPEALTLLPISPLWSILFFFMLILLGLGTQFCLLETLVTAIVDEVGNEWIIRRKTFVTLGVAVAGFLLGVPLTTQAGIYWLLLMDNYAASFSLVIISCIMCVAIMYIYGHRNYFKDIEMMLGFPPPIFFQICWRFISPAIIFFILIFTVIQYRPISYNEYVYPTWAISIGFLMALSSVICIPIYAIYKVCRSEGDTLLERLKNATKASKDWGPALAEHRSGRYAPAFSPSTESHLEVQPLQPEKGQSEAAAASPMQGSNGSAHSQDSRL from the exons ATGAAGCTGGGGACTCACCAAGCCATCCAGCCTGGGCCCCCGGATGGCAGCTGCGAGCAGCGGGGCCCCCTTGGACCCTCTCAGCAG AATGGCGCCGTGCCCGGGGAGCGGGGCAAGCAGGACAAGAGCGTAAAGCGTGGCAACTGGGGTAACCAGATCGAGTTTGTGCTGACCAGCGTGGGCTACGCCGTGGGCCTAGGCAACGTCTGGCGCTTCCCGTACCTCTGCTACCGCAATGGGGGAG GTGCCTTCATGTTCCCCTACTTCATCATGCTGGTGTTCTGCGGCATCCCCCTCTTCTTCATGGAGCTCTCCTTTGGGCAGTTtgccagccagggctgcctCGGCGTCTGGAGGGTCAGCCCCATGTTCAAAG GCGTGGGCTACGGGATGATGGTGGTGTCCACGTACATCGGGATCTACTACAACGTGGTGATCTGTATTGCCTTCTACTACTTCTTTGTGTCCATGACGCGCGTGCTGCCCTGGACGTACTGCAGCAACCCCTGGAACACGCCCGACTGCGCGGGGGTGCTGGACGGGAACATCTCCAGCCGCGCCGCCCTCAACCTCACCCATCTCCTCAACACCACCCAGAAGCGCACCAGCCCCAGTGAGGAGTACTGGAG GAGGTATGTGCTGCAGCTGTCGGATGACATAGGGAACCTGGGCGAGGTGCGGCTGCCCCTCCTGGGCTGCCTCGGCGTCTCCTGGGTCGTGGTCTTCCTCTGCCTCATCAAGGGCGTCAAGTCCTCGGGAAAG GTGGTGTACTTCACGGCCACCTTCCCCTACGTGGTGCTCACCATCCTCTTCGTGCGCGGCATCACGCTGGAGGGGGCCGTCACTGGCATCATGTACTACCTGACGCCCCAGTGGGACAAGATCCTCAATGCCAAG GTGTGGGGTGACGCGGCCTCACAAATCTTCTACTcactgggctgtgcctggggcGGGCTCATCACCATGGCCTCCTACAACAAGTTCCACAACAACTGCTACCG GGACAGCATCATCATCAGCATCACCAACTGCGCCACCAGTGTCTATGCTGGCTTCGTCATCTTCTCCATCCTGGGCTTCATGGCCAACCACCTGGGCGTGGATGTCTCCAAGGTGGCCGACCATGGCCCTGGCCTGGCCTTCGTCGCCTACCCTGAGGCCCTCACCTTGCTCCCCATCTCGCCACTGTGGTCCATCCTCTTCTTCTTCATGCTCAtcctcctggggctgggcacaCAG TTCTGTCTGCTGGAGACGCTGGTTACAGCCATCGTGGATGAGGTGGGCAACGAGTGGATCATCCGCAGGAAGACCTTCGTAACGCTGGGAGTAGCTGTGGCGGGCTTCCTGCTGGGCGTCCCGCTCACCACGCAG GCGGGCATCTACTGGCTCCTGCTGATGGACAACTATGCTGCCAGCTTCTCCCTGGTTATCATCTCCTGCATCATGTGCGTGGCCATCATGTACATCTATG GGCACCGCAACTACTTCAAGGACATTGAGATGATGCTGGGCTTTCCTCCCCCAATCTTCTTCCAGATCTGCTGGCGCTTCATCTCACCTGCCATCATATTT TTCATCCTGATCTTCACAGTGATCCAGTACCGGCCCATCTCCTACAACGAGTATGTCTACCCTACCTGGGCCATCAGCATTGGCTTCCTCATGGCGCTCTCTTCCGTCATCTGCATCCCCATCTACGCCATCTACAAAGTGTGCCGTTCTGAGGGGGACACACTGCTTGAG CGCTTGAAAAATGCTACCAAGGCAAGCAAGGACTGGGGCCCGGCGCTGGCAGAGCACCGCAGCGGGCGCTATGCCCCGGCGTTCAGCCCCTCCACCGAGTCCCACCTGGAggtgcagcccctgcagccagagaaggGCCAAAGTGAGGCGGCGGCTGCATCCCCCATGCAGGGCAGTAATGGCTCAGCCCACAGCCAGGACTCCAGACTGTGA
- the SLC6A9 gene encoding sodium- and chloride-dependent glycine transporter 1 isoform X3, with translation MADKCSEGLLNGAVPGERGKQDKSVKRGNWGNQIEFVLTSVGYAVGLGNVWRFPYLCYRNGGGAFMFPYFIMLVFCGIPLFFMELSFGQFASQGCLGVWRVSPMFKGVGYGMMVVSTYIGIYYNVVICIAFYYFFVSMTRVLPWTYCSNPWNTPDCAGVLDGNISSRAALNLTHLLNTTQKRTSPSEEYWRRYVLQLSDDIGNLGEVRLPLLGCLGVSWVVVFLCLIKGVKSSGKVVYFTATFPYVVLTILFVRGITLEGAVTGIMYYLTPQWDKILNAKVWGDAASQIFYSLGCAWGGLITMASYNKFHNNCYRDSIIISITNCATSVYAGFVIFSILGFMANHLGVDVSKVADHGPGLAFVAYPEALTLLPISPLWSILFFFMLILLGLGTQFCLLETLVTAIVDEVGNEWIIRRKTFVTLGVAVAGFLLGVPLTTQAGIYWLLLMDNYAASFSLVIISCIMCVAIMYIYGHRNYFKDIEMMLGFPPPIFFQICWRFISPAIIFFILIFTVIQYRPISYNEYVYPTWAISIGFLMALSSVICIPIYAIYKVCRSEGDTLLERLKNATKASKDWGPALAEHRSGRYAPAFSPSTESHLEVQPLQPEKGQSEAAAASPMQGSNGSAHSQDSRL, from the exons ATGGCCGATAAGTGCAGCGAGGGGCTGCTG AATGGCGCCGTGCCCGGGGAGCGGGGCAAGCAGGACAAGAGCGTAAAGCGTGGCAACTGGGGTAACCAGATCGAGTTTGTGCTGACCAGCGTGGGCTACGCCGTGGGCCTAGGCAACGTCTGGCGCTTCCCGTACCTCTGCTACCGCAATGGGGGAG GTGCCTTCATGTTCCCCTACTTCATCATGCTGGTGTTCTGCGGCATCCCCCTCTTCTTCATGGAGCTCTCCTTTGGGCAGTTtgccagccagggctgcctCGGCGTCTGGAGGGTCAGCCCCATGTTCAAAG GCGTGGGCTACGGGATGATGGTGGTGTCCACGTACATCGGGATCTACTACAACGTGGTGATCTGTATTGCCTTCTACTACTTCTTTGTGTCCATGACGCGCGTGCTGCCCTGGACGTACTGCAGCAACCCCTGGAACACGCCCGACTGCGCGGGGGTGCTGGACGGGAACATCTCCAGCCGCGCCGCCCTCAACCTCACCCATCTCCTCAACACCACCCAGAAGCGCACCAGCCCCAGTGAGGAGTACTGGAG GAGGTATGTGCTGCAGCTGTCGGATGACATAGGGAACCTGGGCGAGGTGCGGCTGCCCCTCCTGGGCTGCCTCGGCGTCTCCTGGGTCGTGGTCTTCCTCTGCCTCATCAAGGGCGTCAAGTCCTCGGGAAAG GTGGTGTACTTCACGGCCACCTTCCCCTACGTGGTGCTCACCATCCTCTTCGTGCGCGGCATCACGCTGGAGGGGGCCGTCACTGGCATCATGTACTACCTGACGCCCCAGTGGGACAAGATCCTCAATGCCAAG GTGTGGGGTGACGCGGCCTCACAAATCTTCTACTcactgggctgtgcctggggcGGGCTCATCACCATGGCCTCCTACAACAAGTTCCACAACAACTGCTACCG GGACAGCATCATCATCAGCATCACCAACTGCGCCACCAGTGTCTATGCTGGCTTCGTCATCTTCTCCATCCTGGGCTTCATGGCCAACCACCTGGGCGTGGATGTCTCCAAGGTGGCCGACCATGGCCCTGGCCTGGCCTTCGTCGCCTACCCTGAGGCCCTCACCTTGCTCCCCATCTCGCCACTGTGGTCCATCCTCTTCTTCTTCATGCTCAtcctcctggggctgggcacaCAG TTCTGTCTGCTGGAGACGCTGGTTACAGCCATCGTGGATGAGGTGGGCAACGAGTGGATCATCCGCAGGAAGACCTTCGTAACGCTGGGAGTAGCTGTGGCGGGCTTCCTGCTGGGCGTCCCGCTCACCACGCAG GCGGGCATCTACTGGCTCCTGCTGATGGACAACTATGCTGCCAGCTTCTCCCTGGTTATCATCTCCTGCATCATGTGCGTGGCCATCATGTACATCTATG GGCACCGCAACTACTTCAAGGACATTGAGATGATGCTGGGCTTTCCTCCCCCAATCTTCTTCCAGATCTGCTGGCGCTTCATCTCACCTGCCATCATATTT TTCATCCTGATCTTCACAGTGATCCAGTACCGGCCCATCTCCTACAACGAGTATGTCTACCCTACCTGGGCCATCAGCATTGGCTTCCTCATGGCGCTCTCTTCCGTCATCTGCATCCCCATCTACGCCATCTACAAAGTGTGCCGTTCTGAGGGGGACACACTGCTTGAG CGCTTGAAAAATGCTACCAAGGCAAGCAAGGACTGGGGCCCGGCGCTGGCAGAGCACCGCAGCGGGCGCTATGCCCCGGCGTTCAGCCCCTCCACCGAGTCCCACCTGGAggtgcagcccctgcagccagagaaggGCCAAAGTGAGGCGGCGGCTGCATCCCCCATGCAGGGCAGTAATGGCTCAGCCCACAGCCAGGACTCCAGACTGTGA
- the SLC6A9 gene encoding sodium- and chloride-dependent glycine transporter 1 isoform X1, with product MFPYFIMLVFCGIPLFFMELSFGQFASQGCLGVWRVSPMFKGVGYGMMVVSTYIGIYYNVVICIAFYYFFVSMTRVLPWTYCSNPWNTPDCAGVLDGNISSRAALNLTHLLNTTQKRTSPSEEYWRRYVLQLSDDIGNLGEVRLPLLGCLGVSWVVVFLCLIKGVKSSGKVVYFTATFPYVVLTILFVRGITLEGAVTGIMYYLTPQWDKILNAKVWGDAASQIFYSLGCAWGGLITMASYNKFHNNCYRDSIIISITNCATSVYAGFVIFSILGFMANHLGVDVSKVADHGPGLAFVAYPEALTLLPISPLWSILFFFMLILLGLGTQFCLLETLVTAIVDEVGNEWIIRRKTFVTLGVAVAGFLLGVPLTTQAGIYWLLLMDNYAASFSLVIISCIMCVAIMYIYGHRNYFKDIEMMLGFPPPIFFQICWRFISPAIIFFILIFTVIQYRPISYNEYVYPTWAISIGFLMALSSVICIPIYAIYKVCRSEGDTLLERLKNATKASKDWGPALAEHRSGRYAPAFSPSTESHLEVQPLQPEKGQSEAAAASPMQGSNGSAHSQDSRL from the exons ATGTTCCCCTACTTCATCATGCTGGTGTTCTGCGGCATCCCCCTCTTCTTCATGGAGCTCTCCTTTGGGCAGTTtgccagccagggctgcctCGGCGTCTGGAGGGTCAGCCCCATGTTCAAAG GCGTGGGCTACGGGATGATGGTGGTGTCCACGTACATCGGGATCTACTACAACGTGGTGATCTGTATTGCCTTCTACTACTTCTTTGTGTCCATGACGCGCGTGCTGCCCTGGACGTACTGCAGCAACCCCTGGAACACGCCCGACTGCGCGGGGGTGCTGGACGGGAACATCTCCAGCCGCGCCGCCCTCAACCTCACCCATCTCCTCAACACCACCCAGAAGCGCACCAGCCCCAGTGAGGAGTACTGGAG GAGGTATGTGCTGCAGCTGTCGGATGACATAGGGAACCTGGGCGAGGTGCGGCTGCCCCTCCTGGGCTGCCTCGGCGTCTCCTGGGTCGTGGTCTTCCTCTGCCTCATCAAGGGCGTCAAGTCCTCGGGAAAG GTGGTGTACTTCACGGCCACCTTCCCCTACGTGGTGCTCACCATCCTCTTCGTGCGCGGCATCACGCTGGAGGGGGCCGTCACTGGCATCATGTACTACCTGACGCCCCAGTGGGACAAGATCCTCAATGCCAAG GTGTGGGGTGACGCGGCCTCACAAATCTTCTACTcactgggctgtgcctggggcGGGCTCATCACCATGGCCTCCTACAACAAGTTCCACAACAACTGCTACCG GGACAGCATCATCATCAGCATCACCAACTGCGCCACCAGTGTCTATGCTGGCTTCGTCATCTTCTCCATCCTGGGCTTCATGGCCAACCACCTGGGCGTGGATGTCTCCAAGGTGGCCGACCATGGCCCTGGCCTGGCCTTCGTCGCCTACCCTGAGGCCCTCACCTTGCTCCCCATCTCGCCACTGTGGTCCATCCTCTTCTTCTTCATGCTCAtcctcctggggctgggcacaCAG TTCTGTCTGCTGGAGACGCTGGTTACAGCCATCGTGGATGAGGTGGGCAACGAGTGGATCATCCGCAGGAAGACCTTCGTAACGCTGGGAGTAGCTGTGGCGGGCTTCCTGCTGGGCGTCCCGCTCACCACGCAG GCGGGCATCTACTGGCTCCTGCTGATGGACAACTATGCTGCCAGCTTCTCCCTGGTTATCATCTCCTGCATCATGTGCGTGGCCATCATGTACATCTATG GGCACCGCAACTACTTCAAGGACATTGAGATGATGCTGGGCTTTCCTCCCCCAATCTTCTTCCAGATCTGCTGGCGCTTCATCTCACCTGCCATCATATTT TTCATCCTGATCTTCACAGTGATCCAGTACCGGCCCATCTCCTACAACGAGTATGTCTACCCTACCTGGGCCATCAGCATTGGCTTCCTCATGGCGCTCTCTTCCGTCATCTGCATCCCCATCTACGCCATCTACAAAGTGTGCCGTTCTGAGGGGGACACACTGCTTGAG CGCTTGAAAAATGCTACCAAGGCAAGCAAGGACTGGGGCCCGGCGCTGGCAGAGCACCGCAGCGGGCGCTATGCCCCGGCGTTCAGCCCCTCCACCGAGTCCCACCTGGAggtgcagcccctgcagccagagaaggGCCAAAGTGAGGCGGCGGCTGCATCCCCCATGCAGGGCAGTAATGGCTCAGCCCACAGCCAGGACTCCAGACTGTGA